Proteins encoded in a region of the Mercenaria mercenaria strain notata chromosome 1, MADL_Memer_1, whole genome shotgun sequence genome:
- the LOC123530986 gene encoding uncharacterized protein LOC123530986 isoform X3: protein MCYFFIIMDTVYGLISLIMISCIFDESASQPENLASIFNSSSLHFLRMIQYRFCGTKNQCDKNLTFEDPESVNIYESFKSVIPTTSVIPITVSHEYSRVKCCKSCSCDLSTCQERGTCCTDILTPDIVTSETYSTFTCESAQLRPSKSEVQNGNSLWMIGKCSMAFVSDTDKAVIKRKCENGTEYLGLDTTSPVTDIESQITYRNRYCLECNNKSIKNAVIWNGRLRCTEDEAAALLNLDSDNIIGSITRTKTCNIVYERPPGTTFEVTNCNLGISKCNVTGRLAVYDPFIEAACHMFTNKIKTYKNVFCYMCNTIVTEEWCYVLVRSKTYPPLFSSLLKYMPDNTHKNNADDVDTSACTDSQIYDMMQMTRTMCTKVVKVTS, encoded by the exons ATGtgctatttttttataattatggaTACAGTGTACGGACTTATTAGTTTAATTATGATTTCTTGTATATTTGATGAAAGTGCATCGCAGCCAGAAAATTTGGCAAGTATTTTCAATTCTAGTTCTCTACATTTTCTCCGAATGATCCAGTACAGATTTTGTGGCACTAAAAATCAGTGTGACAAGAATTTGACATTCGAGGATCCTGAATCGGTAAATATTTACGAATCTTTCAAAAGTGTAATACCGACTACTAGTGTAATACCGATTACTGTGTCGCATGAATATAGCCGTGTGAAGTGTTGCAAGAGTTGCTCCTGTGACCTGTCAACATGTCAGGAACGTGGGACATGTTGTACCGATATTCTTACGCCGGATATTGTAACTAGTGAAACATACAGTACATTTACATGCGAATCTGCTCAGCTAAGACCAAGTAAATCTGAAGTACAGAATGGAAACTCGCTGTGGATGATAGGGAAGTGCTCAATGGCATTTGTAAGTGATACAGATAAAGCtgtaataaaaaggaaatgtgAAAATGGGACCGAATATCTGGGACTAGATACAACTTCACCTGTTACTGACATAGAATCTCAAATAACATATCGTAACCGCTATTGTCTGGAATGTAATAACAAATCTATCAAAAATGCTGTGATATGGAATGGTCGTTTGAGATGTACAGAAGATGAAGCGGCAGCTTTATTGAATCTAGATAGTGATAACATTATAGGATCAATAACACGGACAAAAACATGCAATATTGTCTATGAAAGACCACCAGGTACTACCTTTGAAGTAACAAACTGTAATCTAGGAATTAGCAAGTGTAACGTGACAGGTCGCTTGGCAGTCTACGATCCCTTTATAGAAGCAGCATGTCATATGTTCACGAATAAAATAAAGACATATAAAAACGTATTTTGTTACATGTGTAATACaattgtcacagaagaatggtgCTATGTACTCGTGCGCTCTAAAACATATCCTCCATTATTTTCATCCTTACTTAAATACATGCCAGACAATACACACAAAAACAACGCTGATGATGTTGACACATCCGCTTGCACTGATTCACAGATTTACGATATGATGCAG ATGACAAGAACAATGTGTACCAAGGTCGTTAAAGTAACATCGTAG
- the LOC123530986 gene encoding uncharacterized protein LOC123530986 isoform X1 produces MCYFFIIMDTVYGLISLIMISCIFDESASQPENLASIFNSSSLHFLRMIQYRFCGTKNQCDKNLTFEDPESVNIYESFKSVIPTTSVIPITVSHEYSRVKCCKSCSCDLSTCQERGTCCTDILTPDIVTSETYSTFTCESAQLRPSKSEVQNGNSLWMIGKCSMAFVSDTDKAVIKRKCENGTEYLGLDTTSPVTDIESQITYRNRYCLECNNKSIKNAVIWNGRLRCTEDEAAALLNLDSDNIIGSITRTKTCNIVYERPPGTTFEVTNCNLGISKCNVTGRLAVYDPFIEAACHMFTNKIKTYKNVFCYMCNTIVTEEWCYVLVRSKTYPPLFSSLLKYMPDNTHKNNADDVDTSACTDSQIYDMMQNTCRNLSCRFPKTLERGQCVNLVETLAGVSYMMYLKFTPLNKTKYSDFFHLTNSLVTVVDNKLTRWGIKTFVYNYTVLYKVETTENELTNTSTRHMDTNIIVPSMCDVTEDRSIEISALIEDLGDPIILNSSNTKHSPTTADIFQTTSPIIPILSINNTISYILFRIGFYINAKVDQINISVLDDILNIEGEHITANDIYGHVNGHFKVSLDDFTNADFTAGKDVYMKDTEDGETLGVFPITFTPIVDVNRQMKPVIIAEKLACPLVYVDTHELTVKKLDNTIDIYGTKIERKYFYRVALESTGSGCFYLVCVDKFLQALNNVENPDTVYQTQTVKRILSITLVMLSVTCCLLTFLTYSLFKDLRSQPGLNNMCLVSNLIIAQLLFQFGSGQAGLIPDWACKTIGALVHFFWLEVIFWMNVCTYHMFNVFGNIRHVENRQTSNRLRMTLKYTVYCFFSSALFVVINIGVVSASSKNERIGYGDQVCYISRRDMIGYVFAFPIFLTIFTNPTLFGIVIFKISRLPTIDSSLKSNRNYISIYAKLASITGITWITGVLIYFTDIEIFEYIFIILNAGQGIFIFLSFVCNKRVFRLYKTLLIGQKPAKQRNKQRNKSNATRETTFSSGDY; encoded by the exons ATGtgctatttttttataattatggaTACAGTGTACGGACTTATTAGTTTAATTATGATTTCTTGTATATTTGATGAAAGTGCATCGCAGCCAGAAAATTTGGCAAGTATTTTCAATTCTAGTTCTCTACATTTTCTCCGAATGATCCAGTACAGATTTTGTGGCACTAAAAATCAGTGTGACAAGAATTTGACATTCGAGGATCCTGAATCGGTAAATATTTACGAATCTTTCAAAAGTGTAATACCGACTACTAGTGTAATACCGATTACTGTGTCGCATGAATATAGCCGTGTGAAGTGTTGCAAGAGTTGCTCCTGTGACCTGTCAACATGTCAGGAACGTGGGACATGTTGTACCGATATTCTTACGCCGGATATTGTAACTAGTGAAACATACAGTACATTTACATGCGAATCTGCTCAGCTAAGACCAAGTAAATCTGAAGTACAGAATGGAAACTCGCTGTGGATGATAGGGAAGTGCTCAATGGCATTTGTAAGTGATACAGATAAAGCtgtaataaaaaggaaatgtgAAAATGGGACCGAATATCTGGGACTAGATACAACTTCACCTGTTACTGACATAGAATCTCAAATAACATATCGTAACCGCTATTGTCTGGAATGTAATAACAAATCTATCAAAAATGCTGTGATATGGAATGGTCGTTTGAGATGTACAGAAGATGAAGCGGCAGCTTTATTGAATCTAGATAGTGATAACATTATAGGATCAATAACACGGACAAAAACATGCAATATTGTCTATGAAAGACCACCAGGTACTACCTTTGAAGTAACAAACTGTAATCTAGGAATTAGCAAGTGTAACGTGACAGGTCGCTTGGCAGTCTACGATCCCTTTATAGAAGCAGCATGTCATATGTTCACGAATAAAATAAAGACATATAAAAACGTATTTTGTTACATGTGTAATACaattgtcacagaagaatggtgCTATGTACTCGTGCGCTCTAAAACATATCCTCCATTATTTTCATCCTTACTTAAATACATGCCAGACAATACACACAAAAACAACGCTGATGATGTTGACACATCCGCTTGCACTGATTCACAGATTTACGATATGATGCAG aatacaTGCAGGAACTTATCATGTAGATTTCCAAAGACTCTTGAAAGAGGACAATGTGTTAATCTTGTTGAAACACTAGCCGGGGTCAGTTATATGATGTACTTAAAATTTACACCGTTAAATAAAACCAAATACTCAGATTTCTTTCATCTTACAAATTCCTTAGTAACAGTAGTGGACAACAAACTTACAAGATGGGGGATAAAGACGTTTGTTTATAATTACACTGTGTTGTACAAGGTCGAAACTACGGAAAATGAATTGACAAATACTTCTACAAGACACATGGATACCAACATAATAGTCCCATCCATGTGTGATGTCACGGAAGATAGGTCAATTGAAATTTCAGCTTTAATCGAAGACTTAGGAGATCCAATAATATTAAATAGCAGTAACACTAAACATTCTCCTACTACCgcagatatttttcaaacaacGTCGCCTATCATACCGATATTGagtataaataatacaatttctTACATATTATTTCGTATTGGgttttatataaatgcaaaagtTGACCAAATCAACATTTCTGTATTAGACGATATCTTAAACATAGAGGGAGAACATATTACGGCTAACGATATCTACGGTCATGTTAATGGTCATTTTAAAGTAAGCTTAGATGATTTCACAAATGCAGACTTCACAGCGGGAAAAGATGTTTATATGAAAGATACAGAAGATGGCGAGACTCTTGGAGTGTTTCCAATAACATTCACGCCAATTGTTGACGTAAATAGACAAATGAAACCAGTGATTATTGCCGAAAAACTCGCGTGTCCGTTAGTATACGTTGATACACATGAGCTCACAGTAAAAAAGTTAGATAATACTATCGATATATATGGAACAAAAATTGaacgaaaatatttttatagagtTGCTCTGGAAAGTACCGGAAGTGGCTGTTTTTACTTAGTTTGTGTTGACAAATTTCTGCAAGCGTTAAACAATGTTGAAAATCCAGATACAGTTTATCAAACGCAAACAGTTAAACGTATCCTGTCTATAACATTGGTCATGCTGTCTGTAACATGTTGTCTTTTAACATTCCTAACTTACTCTCTTTTCAAAGACCTGAGATCTCAGCCGGGTTTAAATAATATGTGTTTAGTTAGTAATTTGATCATCGCACAACTGCTGTTTCAGTTTGGTAGCGGCCAAGCTGGTCTGATACCTGACTGGGCCTGTAAAACAATAGGTGCTTTAGTGCATTTCTTTTGGCTGGAAGTTATATTTTGGATGAACGTTTGCACTTACCATATGTTCAACGTATTCGGGAATATACGTCATGTTGAAAACAGACAGACGTCAAACCGGCTCAGAATGACGCTGAAATACACCGTTTATTGCTTTTTCTCGTCTGCACTTTTTGTTGTCATCAATATAGGTGTAGTATCCGCATCTTCAAAAAATGAGCGCATTGGATACGGCGACCAGGTGTGTTATATATCGCGGCGTGATATGATCGGTTATGTATTTGCATTCCCTATTTTCCTTACCATTTTCACCAACCCTACCCTTTTCGGGATTGTTATATTCAAAATAAGTCGTCTGCCAACGATTGATTCAAGCCTGAAATCAAACAGGAATTATATCTCGATCTATGCGAAACTGGCTTCTATCACAGGTATAACATGGATAACAGGTGTGCTGATATACTTTAcagatattgaaatatttgaatatatctttatcattctCAATGCAGGTCAAGGaatattcatatttttgtcttttgtatGCAACAAAAGAGTATTTAGGCTGTATAAAACACTATTAATTGGACAAAAGCcagcaaaacaaagaaacaaacaaagaaacaagtCAAACGCAACAAGAGAAACTACATTTAGTAGTGGAGATTATTGA
- the LOC123530986 gene encoding uncharacterized protein LOC123530986 isoform X2, which yields MCYFFIIMDTVYGLISLIMISCIFDESASQPENLASIFNSSSLHFLRMIQYRFCGTKNQCDKNLTFEDPESVNIYESFKSVIPTTSVIPITVSHEYSRVKCCKSCSCDLSTCQERGTCCTDILTPDIVTSETYSTFTCESAQLRPSKSEVQNGNSLWMIGKCSMAFVSDTDKAVIKRKCENGTEYLGLDTTSPVTDIESQITYRNRYCLECNNKSIKNAVIWNGRLRCTEDEAAALLNLDSDNIIGSITRTKTCNIVYERPPGTTFEVTNCNLGISKCNVTGRLAVYDPFIEAACHMFTNKIKTYKNVFCYMCNTIVTEEWCYVLVRSKTYPPLFSSLLKYMPDNTHKNNADDVDTSACTDSQIYDMMQVCNLNGKKRKTEESTFLQI from the exons ATGtgctatttttttataattatggaTACAGTGTACGGACTTATTAGTTTAATTATGATTTCTTGTATATTTGATGAAAGTGCATCGCAGCCAGAAAATTTGGCAAGTATTTTCAATTCTAGTTCTCTACATTTTCTCCGAATGATCCAGTACAGATTTTGTGGCACTAAAAATCAGTGTGACAAGAATTTGACATTCGAGGATCCTGAATCGGTAAATATTTACGAATCTTTCAAAAGTGTAATACCGACTACTAGTGTAATACCGATTACTGTGTCGCATGAATATAGCCGTGTGAAGTGTTGCAAGAGTTGCTCCTGTGACCTGTCAACATGTCAGGAACGTGGGACATGTTGTACCGATATTCTTACGCCGGATATTGTAACTAGTGAAACATACAGTACATTTACATGCGAATCTGCTCAGCTAAGACCAAGTAAATCTGAAGTACAGAATGGAAACTCGCTGTGGATGATAGGGAAGTGCTCAATGGCATTTGTAAGTGATACAGATAAAGCtgtaataaaaaggaaatgtgAAAATGGGACCGAATATCTGGGACTAGATACAACTTCACCTGTTACTGACATAGAATCTCAAATAACATATCGTAACCGCTATTGTCTGGAATGTAATAACAAATCTATCAAAAATGCTGTGATATGGAATGGTCGTTTGAGATGTACAGAAGATGAAGCGGCAGCTTTATTGAATCTAGATAGTGATAACATTATAGGATCAATAACACGGACAAAAACATGCAATATTGTCTATGAAAGACCACCAGGTACTACCTTTGAAGTAACAAACTGTAATCTAGGAATTAGCAAGTGTAACGTGACAGGTCGCTTGGCAGTCTACGATCCCTTTATAGAAGCAGCATGTCATATGTTCACGAATAAAATAAAGACATATAAAAACGTATTTTGTTACATGTGTAATACaattgtcacagaagaatggtgCTATGTACTCGTGCGCTCTAAAACATATCCTCCATTATTTTCATCCTTACTTAAATACATGCCAGACAATACACACAAAAACAACGCTGATGATGTTGACACATCCGCTTGCACTGATTCACAGATTTACGATATGATGCAG GTCTGTAACCTAAATGGAAAGAAAAGGAAAACTGAGGAATCTACGTTTTTACAGATATGA